The proteins below come from a single Eucalyptus grandis isolate ANBG69807.140 chromosome 3, ASM1654582v1, whole genome shotgun sequence genomic window:
- the LOC104440422 gene encoding uncharacterized protein LOC104440422 produces MAPPVVGARIAAPGDPRIEEIMQVLEAMRDVMAQQTLNQVAAAAPVAAPIIAPTEVQAENIVARRERPIHKLVEQFLRLNPPQFTGSGDPEAAALWIQKLEKTFSLLMCNETEKVILATYQLEGVANTWWRTTQGAVFPEGVVLEWNAFLEAFNDKYFSETAWEMKMAEFQRLLQGSMAVDQCEVKFAQLSQYAPELIENSAN; encoded by the coding sequence ATGGCACCACCTGTAGTGGGTGCCAGGATAGCAGCCCCTGGTGATCCCAGAATAGAAGAGATTATGCAGGTGCTTGAGGCCATGAGAGATGTCATGGCACAGCAAACTCTGAATCAAGTTGCTGCTGCTGCACCTGTCGCCGCACCTATTATTGCACCTACCGAAGTTCAAGCTGAGAACATTGTGGCACGGAGAGAAAGGCCGATCCACAAGCTGGTGGAACAATTCTTGAGGTTGAATCCTCCTCAGTTCACTGGGTCAGGAGACCCCGAAGCTGCTGCTTTGTGGAttcaaaaactagaaaagacTTTTTCACTACTGATGTGCAATGAAACGGAAAAGGTAATCCTTGCAACTTACCAATTGGAGGGAGTTGCAAATACTTGGTGGAGAACCACACAGGGAGCAGTGTTCCCAGAAGGTGTAGTCTTGGAGTGGAACGCCTTCCTTGAGGCTTTCAATGACAAATACTTTTCAGAGACTGCCTGGGAGATGAAGATGGCAGAGTTTCAACGTCTTCTCCAAGGCTCAATGGCTGTAGATCAATGTGAGGTGAAGTTCGCTCAACTTTCACAATATGCTCCTGAGCTAATTGAGAATTCGGCAAACTGA